In Plasmodium sp. gorilla clade G2 genome assembly, chromosome: 5, one genomic interval encodes:
- a CDS encoding RAP protein, putative gives MIKFMKLKRVHINLIIILIIYIASIKIYNVRKVECIHSRNHIINNNINFQSGKGNRLFFLVNKKNIFKGINNISYKIKNRKKHFYKNDKDNNILINSFDVPYKAKEIKSSDHKITKKLSKFFSSLNFFKKGSEQENSIIGYERFNVLKCGYNKSEGNIITTDLDDDSGLDDQREDDMVNDDIYKSYENNNNNNNNNFDDSNNIRNDDINKDYNNSSNNETVNKNEKINKKRYYKFMSWNNTKEIRSFDLKKYNIHNEDKNEERPQYFQSAFYSSIKKVSENTNHINIKINKELVNALSVEEILNVLDKYYNYSNYKNIKKKKKKHIFNEVNIVTAYHRIAKHVRNKSFYKRNNFDEGEYSINSCFDTITSSLFENYSNVDDSPRVFDLSSKKDEKELGSNKDNIDDKNIHINDDDKKIHIDDDDKNIHIDDDDKKIHIDDDDNQKHIDDDDNQKHIDDDDDDNTYVHDSNVNSEKRNNNNEENKYKDLLSSSHMNLYEKVETYRNIYELLKDNLSINNNNNNNNNNNNNNNCDESVITKHVANIAWASSVLSNNDPDIWKYVKKQFYKNINNFKAQEISIIIWSFGSIKNELIETEEEFHLLFNCIKKYINENKFKAQEFSNIIWSLAVCNYYNYDMLILLYNYAIKIFDKLLLKDISTILYSLSLFSSDCINNNILDVIKKNHFFKYNIKDDYLTINKTEENNDHTNKLNLENIKPNDIKDDHNIINNIQDKFNTNVNNNINHKKYVTYLLFENFLTYSLNKIENEKDKMNMRNWSNIFWSCANIGLGLYKDMYKDHNELQYYIFHMNKKDNDNINEKGGNDTYNDNINEKGDNDIYNDNINEKGDNDTYSDDINEKGDNLPYNNPFEYVNTNNDYKNKSMVQYNHNQNDNNKININKNVIFYYKDNDGIYHLHGYTNNWDISPSNNNSNIFYEEDKNMNINVDDYSCDSKPYVHIIHDEYVFPLKYFYDEKKYKNQFSMQLNKVGIDTDLDIYNDNIKTKNKLNNIKDDITYNQNDKNDKNDKNDKNDNNNNNNNNNNNNSNVSGQDINIVNHNFKNTLNNNHLNIEHTNYSLFLNEISNKKINLYNNTNNNAIILKLLYMFESQIKDKILKWTKCDTQSIANILWSLSILNVFSKNIFEDGLYECNKRFIKCGKKKNTTKVKNFISQLHQSQLYQAAFSYCLYLLNNEKHIDKLLKNKENYKNDIIINNDIKQKIHAIFEKYFKVSINTLNIWKKQLARNQRKEQKNLISSSVHKKISNDLRRLNIFHYNEFFILDSILVDIFIPHSKIVIEIDGPNHFFQKGEMIIYKANTLFKKRLLRELGYTVISVPISDYTFMFSALDTMHFTKKLLDKVNYSP, from the exons atgataaaatttatgaaattaaaaagggtccatattaatttaataataatacttataatatatattgcatccataaagatatataatgTAAGAAAAGTGGAATGTATACATTCGAGAAaccatattattaataataatataaactttCAAAGTGGAAAAGGTAATAGGCTATTTTTTTTAGtcaataagaaaaatatattcaaaggGATTAACAATATTtcctataaaataaaaaataggaagaaacatttttataagaatgataaggataataatattttaataaattccTTTGATGTGCCTTATAAGgcaaaagaaataaaaagtaGTGACCATAAGATAACTAAAAAGttatcaaaatttttttcctctttaaatttttttaaaaaaggaagTGAACAAGAAAATAGTATTATCGGATATGAAAGGTTCAATGTTTTAAAGTGTGGTTACAATAAATCTGAGGGGAATATAATTACAACAGATTTAGATGATGACAGTGGATTAGATGATCAAAGAGAAGATGATATGgttaatgatgatatatataaaagttatgaaaataataataataataataataacaattttgatgattctaataatattaggaatgatgatataaacaAAGATTATAATAACTCTTCAAATAATGAGAcagttaataaaaatgaaaaaataaataaaaaaagatattataaatttatgtcATGGAATAATACAAAAGAAATTAGAAGTTTTgacttaaaaaaatataatatacataatgaaGATAAGAATGAAGAAAGACCTCAATATTTCCAATCTGCATTTTATTCttcaataaaaaaagtatCTGAAAATAcgaatcatataaatattaaaataaataaagaactAGTTAACGCTCTATCAGttgaagaaatattaaatgtgttagataaatattataattattcaaattataaaaatataaaaaaaaaaaaaaaaaaacatatttttaatgagGTTAATATTGTTACAGCATATCATAGGATAGCTAAACATGTTAGAAATAAaagtttttataaaagaaataattttgatGAAGGAGAGTATTCAATAAATTCATGCTTTGATACAATAACATCTAGTTTGTTTGAGAATTATTCAAATGTGGATGATTCCCCTAGAGTATTCGATTTGTCTTCTAAGAAGGATGAAAAGGAGTTAGGCTCGAACAAAGATAATATTGATGATaagaatatacatataaatgatgatgataagaaGATACATatagatgatgatgataagaatatacatatagatgatgatgataagaaGATACATatagatgatgatgataaccAGAAACAtattgatgatgatgataaccAGAAACAtattgatgatgatgatgatgataacaCATATGTGCATGATTCTAATGTGAACTCcgaaaaaagaaacaataataatgaagagaataaatataaagaccTCTTGAGCAGTAGCCACATGAACCTATACGAAAAAGTAGAaacatatagaaatatatatgaactattaaaagataatttatcaattaataataataataataataataataataataataataataataattgtgaTGAATCTGTTATAACAAAACATGTAGCAAATATTGCATGGGCTTCATCTGTGTTATCTAATAATGATCCTGATATATGGAAATACGTAAAAAAgcaattttataaaaatattaataattttaaagcACAAGAGatttctattattatatggtCCTTTGGttctataaaaaatgaattaatagAAACCGAAGAAgaatttcatttattatttaattgtattaaaaaatatataaatgaaaataaatttaaagcTCAAGAATTTAGTAATATAATATGGTCTTTAGCTGtatgtaattattataattatgatatgttaattcttttatataattatgccattaaaatttttgataagttattattaaaagatatatctACAATATTGTATAGTTTATCTCTTTTTTCGTCTGATtgcataaataataatattcttgatgttattaaaaaaaatcatttttttaaatataatataaaagatgattATTTAACAATAAACAAAacagaagaaaataatgatcATACTAATAAACTCAATCTAGAGAATATAAAAccaaatgatataaaagatgatcataatataataaataatatacaagataaatttaatacaaatgtaaataataatataaatcataaaaaatatgtgacatatttattatttgaaaattTTCTCACTtattcattaaataaaattgaaaatgaaaaagataaaatgaatatgagGAACTGGTCAAACATTTTCTGGTCATGTGCAAATATTGGATTGGGTTTATATAAGGATATGTATAAAGATCACAATGAGTtgcaatattatatttttcatatgaacaaaaaggataatgataatataaatgaaaagggtggtaatgatacatataatgataatataaatgaaaagggtgataatgatatatataatgataatataaatgaaaagggTGATAATGATACTTATagtgatgatataaatgaaaagggTGATAATCTTCCTTATAATAATCCATTCGAATATGTAAATACCaataatgattataagaACAAAAGTATGGTCCAATATAATCATaatcaaaatgataataataaaataaatataaataaaaatgttatattttactATAAAGATAATGATGGAATATATCACTTACATGGATATACAAACAATTGGGATATATCAccatcaaataataatagtaatatattttatgaagaagataaaaatatgaatattaatgTAGATGATTACTCTTGTGATTCTAAACcatatgttcatattatcCATGATGAATATGTATTTCCATTAAAATACTTTTAtgatgaaaagaaatataaaaatcaaTTTAGTATGCAACTTAATAAAGTAGGTATAGATACTGActtggatatatataatgataatatcaaaacaaaaaataaattgaataatataaaagatgatataacttataatcaaaatgataaaaatgataaaaatgataaaaatgataaaaatgataataataataataataataataataataataataatagtaatgtaTCAGGTCAAGATATCAATATAGTAAAccataattttaaaaacacTTTAAATAATAACCATTTAAATATTGAGCATACAAATTATTCCTTATTCCTTAACGAaataagtaataaaaaaattaacctttataataatacaaataataatgctattatattaaaactattatatatgtttgaatCACAAATTAAAGATAAAATTTTGAAGTGGACAAAATGTGATACACAATCTATTGCTAACATTTTATGGAGTTTATCaatattaaatgtattttcaaaaaatatttttgaagaTGGTTTATATGAATGTAATAAAAGATTTATTAAATgcggaaaaaaaaagaatacaaCCAAAGTAAAAAATTTCATATCACAATTACATCAATCACAATTATATCAAGCTGCATTTTCTTATtgtctttatttattaaataatgaaaaacatatagataagttattaaaaaataaagaaaattataaaaatgatatcaTCATAAATAATGACATCAAACAAAAAATACATGCCAtctttgaaaaatattttaaagtatctattaatacattaaatatatggaaaaaacAATTAGCACGAAATCAAAggaaagaacaaaaaaatctTATATCATCTTCAgtgcataaaaaaatatccaATGACTTAAGGAGattgaatatatttcattataatgaattttttattttggatTCCATTCTGGTTGACATATTTATACCCCATTCGAAG aTTGTCATAGAAATTGACGGACCTAACCACTTCTTTCAGAAAGGTGAAATGATTATATACAAAGCAAatacattatttaaaaaaagattgCTCAGAGAACTAGGTTATACCGTAATTTCTGTTCCAATTAGCGACTATACATTTATGTTCAGTGCCTTGGATACCATGCATTTTACCAAAAAACTTTTAGACAAAGTAAATTA